The following proteins are encoded in a genomic region of Chryseobacterium cucumeris:
- a CDS encoding DUF2809 domain-containing protein, with product MKFRFSLKYLLLTIFIFLAEVLIATKLNDIFFVRAYLGDVIVVMLLYTFVKSFVKVNDQKLIPGILIFSFAVEFAQYFHIAEKLGFRPGSLMYIVIGNSFSWIDNLCYAIGCLLLYIFVKMTNSDGLTSTPNP from the coding sequence ATGAAATTCCGATTCAGCCTGAAATATCTCCTTCTTACAATTTTTATTTTTCTGGCAGAAGTACTGATTGCCACCAAACTTAATGATATTTTCTTTGTGAGAGCTTATCTTGGAGATGTTATTGTGGTCATGCTTCTTTACACGTTTGTAAAGAGTTTTGTAAAAGTAAATGATCAGAAGCTGATCCCGGGAATTCTTATTTTTTCCTTTGCGGTAGAATTTGCACAGTATTTCCATATTGCAGAAAAACTAGGCTTCCGTCCTGGAAGCCTGATGTATATTGTCATTGGAAACTCTTTTTCCTGGATTGACAACCTTTGCTATGCCATAGGCTGTCTGCTGCTCTATATTTTCGTAAAGATGACAAACAGTGATGGCTTAACCTCAACCCCTAATCCCTGA